CTCCGCGGCACGGTCAGTGCTCCTGGTCGGCATGTTCGTACGTGATCAGGGGGGTGTTCGGCTGATCGGGGGTCGCGTCGAGCAGCGCGACGATGCCGAGTGCGGCACCCACGGCGAGCGCGGCGGCGGCAGCGACGGTGAGTACGGCGGCCAACAGTCTGGACATCGCAGGGTGAGCCTCTCTGTCGGAGGTCGTCCCCACCCGTTCCGTGATCCGCGCAGCCCGTTTCGCCGGTCCCGTCCGGCACGTCCTCAGTCTCGACAATGCATTGACACCCCGTCAAGGGTGCCCGTACGGTTCCCGGCCCATACCGCACGTGCACTTTCCCTCCTGGTGTCGACGCACCCGTATCACCGCGTTCCCCCCGTATCACCCGCATCACTCGTGACCGGCCGTGATCAGCCGTGAGCCGTGATCACTCGTGCGTCGAGCCTCCTCACGCCCCTGGAGTGCCCGGATGCGCCGGAAACCCTCGCCCTTCGCACTGGTCCTGCTCGGCCTCGGCACGTTTCTGCTCGTACTGGCCCCGATGCTCGCGTGGTACGTGGAACCGCGAGCCGCCGTGAACCCCGTCGACATCGACACGACCGCCGTCTACACCGGCACGGGCGCCTATTTCGACACCGCCCAGATCCAGACCCTGTTCGACAAGCGGATCACCATCACCCAGCAGGTCAGAGGCGATGTCGCCGACAGTGAGCACAGCGGGCGCGCCGTCTGGGACGTGACGACGACGGTCGACACGGACAAGTCGCTGCCCGCGGCCGACCCGTACGACGCGCTGGAGTTCTTCCCGAACCGCTGGGTCACCGACCGGAAGACCAACCAGCCGGTCCACTGCTGCCAGGAGAACCCGCGCTTCGAGGGCGACGCCTACCTCAAGTTCCCCTTCGACGTGCAGAAACACGCGTACCGCTGGTGGGACAACTCCCTGGGCGCACCCATCACGCTGGCCTACCGGGGCACCAAGAAGATCCAGGGCTACACGGGTTACCGCTTCACCGGCACGGTCCCCCCGACGAAGATCGGCACCCGGCTGGTGCCCGGCAGCATCGTCGACCAGCCCGGCCGCCCCCAGGTGCTGGCCGAGGAGTGGTACTCCAACCACGGCATCGAGCTGGTCGTCGACCAGCGCACCGGCCGGGTGCTCTACGCCCAGGTCGGTCCGCGCAGGACGCTGCGCGCCCCGGGGTCCACGTACGACTCGACGCTGCTCCTGGACGCCGACAAGCTGGCCTTCACCACGGCCACCCAGAAGGACCAGGTGAAGCAGGCGAAGAAGGAGAGCGGTCAACTGCTCCTGCTGGGGCAGACGTTGCCGACAGGTGCCGGTGTGCTCGGGTTCGTCCTCGCCGCCGCGGGGGGCGTTTTGGTGGTACGAGGGCGACGGGATCCGGGTTCGCCCGATAACTCCCCTTCACCACTCATGATGTGATGGGCCGTCAGCTCCACAAAGCCCGGAATTTGTCACCCCGGTGAGTAGCAGCTTCCCAGCGCCGGGCGAAAACTATCCACCCCCACCCGAGCACAGCCCGCCCACACTCCCGATACAGCCGGCACCCACATCCCCCACAGATCGGCAGATTCACCCTCCATCAGATCGGCGAATTCACCCTCCCGGATCGACGGCTTCACCCTCGAAGCGACCGACCCTCCCTACGCCCCACCCCCCACGCTGAGTTCCGCACCCTGAGACGAGTTGGAGCACCCATGCCCCAGCACGTGCCCTCCCCGCTGCGCGCCGCGGTCCCGCGCGACGCGCAGTCCCTCCCGGCGCTTCCCCCACAGCCGCGCCGCATCGTCTTCCTCGCCCACCGGGACCTGGGAAACCGGTCCGCGGGCGGATCCGAGATCCTCGTCGACCGGCTCGCCGAGGGACTGACCTCGCTCGGCCACCAGGTCACCCTGGTGTGCGGCGGGCCCGCCGCCTACCACGACTACCGGGTCGTCTCGGCGGGCGGCGACCTGGGCCACTTCCTGCGCGCCCGCTCCGCCTTCCACCGTCAGGTCGGCGGCTGCGACCTGCTGGTCGAGGTCTGCAACGGCATGCCGTACCTGGCACCGCTCTGGCACCACGGCCCCACCCTGTGCCTGGTCAACCACGTCCACACGGACCTGTGGCGGATGCGGTTCGGCGGCCCGCTGGCGCCCGCCGCCCGGATCGGCCGAAGACTCGAACACTGGGCACTGGCGGGCGCGCAGCGCGGCAATCTGCTGGTCGCCGTCTCGCCGTCGACGGCCCACGCGCTGCGCGCGATCGGGGTGCAGCGGGAGCGCATCCGGGTCGTGCACAACGGGGTCGAGGAGCCGGGCCCACGCGCCGAGCGCTCGCCGGAGCCGCTGTTCGTGGCGATGGGACGGCTGGTCGAGTACAAGCGGATCGATCTGCTGCTGCGGCTGTGGGAACGGGTCCGCCCGGTCACCGGCGGCCGGCTGGTGATCGTCGGCGACGGTCCCGAGCGGGAGAGACTCCACCAACTTGCAGGCGTCGGTGTGGAGTTCGCCGGACGTGTCTCGGAGGCCGAGAAGCACCGACTGCTGTGCGCCGCGTGGCTGCTGCTGCATCCCTCCGCCGTGGAGGGCTGGGGGCTGGTGGTCACGGAGGCGGCGGCGCGCGAGACCCCGGCGATCGCCTTCGACGTGCCCGGGCTGCGCGACTCCGTGGTCGACGGCGAGACGGGTGTGCTGGCGCGCGGTGAGTCCTCCTTCGCGGCGGCCTGGTGCACCCTTGCCCTGTCCACCCACCGCCGCACCCTCATGGGCAAGTCCGCCCGCGACCGCGCGGCCCAGTACCGCTGGACCAACACGGTGCGCCAGTTCAGGGCGGTGGCCACGGAGGCGGCCACCACCTGGCGGAGGTGACGCCCATGGACGGCGACCCCGAAATACCCCGCCGAGCCCGCACCAAGAGCGCACCTCCCGTCTGGAAGGACCCCTCCTTCCGGCGTTCGGTCGCGCTGTTTCGGGCCTTCATGCGGGAGCAGGACGATCCCGAGGGCTGCTACTCGTTGCTGGCCCGTGACGCCGCCGATCAGGTCGAGGCGTACGGCGGCGTCGAGGGACGTACCGTCGTGGACGTCGGGGGCGGCGGCGGGTACTTCACCGCGGAGTTCCGGCGGCGTGGGGCGCACGCGTATCTCTTCGAGCCGGACCTGAGGGAGTTGGGGGCGAAGCCCGACGGCTCGGCGGTCGTCGCGGACGGGTATCTGCTGCCGCTCGCGGACGGGGTCGCCGACGTCACCTTCTCCTCCAACGTCCTCGAGCACGTGGCCGATCCGCAGACGTTCCTGAGCGAACTGGTGCGTGTCACCCGGCCCGACGGGCTGATCTACGTCTCGTTCACCAACTGGCTCTCCCCCTGGGGCGGTCACGAGTGGGCGCCCTGGCACTACCTCGGCGCGGAGCGGGCGCGGGCCCGCTATCACCGCCGTACCGGAAAGCCCGCCAAGCACACCCTCGGCGAGAACCTGTTCGCCGTGCACATCGGCCCCACCCTGCGGCAGGTGCGCGCCCGCGACGACGTCACGGTCGTCTCGGCGCGTTCCCGCTACTGGCCCATCCTCGCCTCCGCCGTCACCAGGGCGCCGGGGCTGCGGGAGTTCGCCACCTGGAACCTCCTCCTCATCCTCCGGCGGTGTCCACCATGACGACCACGGTCCAGGCTCCTCCCCCGGCGGCCGTCCGCCCCGTCTCGACCACGTCCGGCCCCCCGCACGGGCCACGGTCCAGGCGCTGGCTGCTGGGGTTCTGGGCCGTGGTGTTCGTGCTGTTCCTGGCCGTGCACCCCGGACGCATGACGTTCGACACCAAGCTCGGTGTCGCCCTGGACCCGTGGCAGTTCCTGTCCGACCTGGGTCAGTTGTGGCACGACCGGGGCGGCTTCGGCGGCATCCAGGACCAGTACGTGGGTTACGTCTGGCCGATGCTGCCGTTCTACGGCCTGTGCAAGCTGATCCACCTCCCGGTGTGGCTGGCGGAACGGCTGTGGCTGTCGATCGTCGTGTCCGTCGCCTTCTGGGGCGCCCTGCGGCTGGCCGAACGGCTGCGGATCGGGAACGGTTCCTCCCGGCTGCTCGCCGCCGTCGCGTACGCGCTCTGGCCGGTCTTCACGATCGTCGTCGGCTCGACGTCCGCCGCCGCGCTCCCCGGCGCCCTCCTCCCCTGGGTCCTGCTCCCCCTCACCGACGAGCGCTACAGCGCCCGCGTCGCCGCCCTCCGCTCGGCGCTCGTCGTCCCCTTCATGGGCGGTGTGAACGCGGCGGCGACCCTCGCCTCGCTGCTCCCCGTAGGGCTGTATCTGCTGTCCCGTCCACGTGGACCCCGACAGCGCAGACTGATCACCTGGTGGGTACCGGGCGTGATCCTGGCGACGGCCTGGTGGGTGATCCCGCTGCTGATGCTCGGCGTCTACGGCGAGAACTTCCTCCCGTACGTGGAGACCTCGGGGACCACGACCGCCACCATGTCGGCCACGGAGTCCCTGCGCGGCGCCGGGAACTGGGTCGCGTACCTCCACTTCGGCGAGGCCTGGCTGCCGGCCGGCTGGACCGTCGCCGCCTCGGTGATCGTGATCGTCTGCTCGGCGCTCGCGGCGGGGCTGGGGCTCGCCGGGCTCGCCAGACGTGACATGCCCGAGCGCCGCTGGCTGGTCCTGACCGTGCTGTCGGTCGCGCTCCTCACCCTCGCGGGGTACGGCGGCGCGTTCGGCGCGCCCTTCCACGGCGTCGTCCAGGACTGGCTGAACGGCTGGCTGGTCCCCTTCCGCAACATCTACAAGTTCCAGACGGGCCTCGCCCTGGCGCTGGTGTTCGGCCTCGCGCATCTCGTCGGGGTCGCCGCCGAGCCACGCGGAGCCCGTCCCGTACGCGGTCGCCGCTACGCTCCCCTCGTCGCGGCCGTGCTGATCCTGCCCGGCCTCGCCTGGCCGTACCTCAACGGGTCGATCCTCAACCCGGGTTCCTTCCAGCAGCTCCCCAAGTACTGGCAGACCACCGCCGACTGGCTGAAGAAGTACTCCCCCGACTCCCGTGCCCTCGTCGTCCCCGCCACCGCGCACGGCCTCTACACCTGGGGCTCCCCCATCGACGAACCCCTCGACGTGCTCGCCGACTCCCGCTGGGCCGAGCGGGACTACGTCCCCTTCGGCACCCCCGGCAACCGGCGTGCCATGGACGCCGTCGAGGAGGCGCTCATGACCGGCAGCGACGTCCCCGGCCTCGGGGACTACCTGAGCCGCGCCGGGGTGTACTACGTCGTCGTCCGCAACGACCTCGACCCGGACCAGGTCGGTTACGTCCCGACCCAGACCGTGAAGCGGACCCTGGAACAGTCGGGCTACCAGCGGGTCACCGGCTTCGGGCCGGTCGTGACCGGCGGCCGGATCGCCCACCACGCCCCGCTCCAGGTCGAGGGCCTCTACCCGCGCGAGCGCGCCGTCGAGATCTACGAACCGGCGAGCAACGGCGCAACGCGCCCCGGGCAGGCGGGGCTGAGCGCCATCGCGGACACCGCCGTCGTCTCCGGCGGCCCCGAAGCGCTGCTGCCGCTGGCCGCCGACCCCTCGATGCGCGGCCGTCCCGCCGTCCTGACCGGCGACAACCATCCCGGCCTCGGCACCGCGGCGGTCCAGGTGCTCGGCGACGGGCTGCGGCGCGCCGACACCCGCTTCGGCCTGGTCAACTCCAACACCTCGTACACGTACACGCCCGACCAGCGCAACGACAGTGACAGCGCCCAGGACGCCGGCAAGAAGCCGCACCAGATCCTGCCGACCAAGGGCATCCAGCACCAGACGGTGGCCGAGCTGCGCGGCGCCCGCTCGGTGACCGCCTCCTCCACCGGCAACTGGCTCTTCCACCTCCCCCAGTACGACCCCGTGAACGCCTTCGACGGCAACCCCGACACCGCGTGGACGGAGGGCGCGTCCGGTTCCGCGAACGGGCAGTGGCTGCGGATCCGCTTCGAGGGGTCCCTGGACATGCCGAAGTCCTTCAAGGTCACCCCGCTGCCGCAGGACGGCATGCGGTCCGCGGCGACCCGGGTCCGGGTGGAGACGGAGAAGGGCTCGGCCACCAGTTATCTCGAACCCGACGGCATGACCCAGTCCGTCAAGGCGCCCGTCGGATCCACGAGTTGGATGAAGCTGACGATCGTCGGCTCCACCGCGCAGCGCGCCGGCCTGACCGGCGCGGGCTTCTCCGAGATCGCCCTCCCGAACGTCCAGGTCACCCGCCTCCTGAAGCTGCCGACCGACGCCGCCGGCTCGGACGCCGCCGCCGAGATCGTCTCCCTGCACCGCACCACCGACCCCACCGGTCTCGCCCCCACGGGCACGGAGGCGGGCCTGCACCGCACCTTCTCCACCTCGACGGCGGGATCGTACGAGGTGCGGGCGAGCGCCGTCGCGATCACCGGCGACGCACTCGACAAGCTGCTGTACGACGTCTCGCCCCACCAGCCGAACCGCATCGTCGCGACGGCCGACTCCACGACGGACCTCGGCCCCGGCCTCGACGCGCGCAATCTCACGGACGGCAACCTGACCACGGCGTGGATCGCCGGGGACAGGCCGACGATCCATCTGAGCTGGCCCGACAAGAAGCCCGTCTCGTCCATGGTCCTGGCCGCGGCCGGAGGCCTCTCCACCCGCCCGACGAAGATCGAGATCCGCTCCCCGGACGGGGACACCGTGGCCGACGTCGACGAGAACGGCTGGGCCCGCTTCGACCCGATCACCACGAACCACCTCGACATCACCGTCACCGAGACCGCGCCGCTGACCCTCCACAACCCGGTCGCGGGCGCCGATCTGCAACTGCCGGTCGGGCTGACGGAGGTGTACCTCCCGGCCCTCGCCGAGTACCGCACCACGCAGGCCGTGGAGACACAGGAGTTCTCGCTCGCCTGCGGGAAGGGGCCGACGCTCGCGGTCGACGGGAAGCTGTACGCGACGAGCGCGAAGGGCACCGTGGGGGATCTCACCGAACGGCGGCCGATCCAGCTGACGCTGTGCCAAGAGGGTTCCTCTAGCCCCGCGTTGGACCTCGGATCCGGCTCGCACCGGGTCGAGGCGGGTGACGCAGGGCCCCTCGCGGTCACGGACGTCACCCTCACCCGCGGGACCGTCGAGGCCGTCGCGGGTGCCGGACGCTCCCTGCGGATCGTGGACTGGCTGGGCGACCGCCGCGAGGTGAAGGTCGGCTCCGGCGCCGCCTCGTACCTCACGACGTACGAGAACTACAACGACGGCTGGCAGGCCACGCTGGGCGGCAGGAAACTGACGCCCGTACGGCTCGACGGCTGGCAGCAGGGCTGGCGGATCCCGGCCGGCGCGGGCGGCACGGTCAAGGTGTCGTACGAGCCCTCGACGACGTACGAGGCCGGGCTGATCGGCGGCGGGGTCGGCGTGGCGGCTCTCGCGGGCCTCGTGCTGTGGCGCCGCCGCGAGGCCAACCCCGACGCGCCGCAGCCGACGGCGCCGGACGCCGGGCTCTGGCTCGGCACGGTGGCGCTCACCCTGGTGGGCGTGGTCATCGCGGGACCGTTCGCGCTGCTGGTCCCCGCGCTGGCGCTGCTCGCCCGGAAACGGCACGCGCTCCTCGTGCCGATCGCGTTCCTCGCGCTCGCCGGGGCGGGGATCGCCGCCGCCACGGGCGCCGGGTCGCCACCGGG
This portion of the Streptomyces mirabilis genome encodes:
- a CDS encoding DUF3068 domain-containing protein; its protein translation is MRRKPSPFALVLLGLGTFLLVLAPMLAWYVEPRAAVNPVDIDTTAVYTGTGAYFDTAQIQTLFDKRITITQQVRGDVADSEHSGRAVWDVTTTVDTDKSLPAADPYDALEFFPNRWVTDRKTNQPVHCCQENPRFEGDAYLKFPFDVQKHAYRWWDNSLGAPITLAYRGTKKIQGYTGYRFTGTVPPTKIGTRLVPGSIVDQPGRPQVLAEEWYSNHGIELVVDQRTGRVLYAQVGPRRTLRAPGSTYDSTLLLDADKLAFTTATQKDQVKQAKKESGQLLLLGQTLPTGAGVLGFVLAAAGGVLVVRGRRDPGSPDNSPSPLMM
- a CDS encoding glycosyltransferase family 4 protein gives rise to the protein MPQHVPSPLRAAVPRDAQSLPALPPQPRRIVFLAHRDLGNRSAGGSEILVDRLAEGLTSLGHQVTLVCGGPAAYHDYRVVSAGGDLGHFLRARSAFHRQVGGCDLLVEVCNGMPYLAPLWHHGPTLCLVNHVHTDLWRMRFGGPLAPAARIGRRLEHWALAGAQRGNLLVAVSPSTAHALRAIGVQRERIRVVHNGVEEPGPRAERSPEPLFVAMGRLVEYKRIDLLLRLWERVRPVTGGRLVIVGDGPERERLHQLAGVGVEFAGRVSEAEKHRLLCAAWLLLHPSAVEGWGLVVTEAAARETPAIAFDVPGLRDSVVDGETGVLARGESSFAAAWCTLALSTHRRTLMGKSARDRAAQYRWTNTVRQFRAVATEAATTWRR
- a CDS encoding class I SAM-dependent methyltransferase: MDGDPEIPRRARTKSAPPVWKDPSFRRSVALFRAFMREQDDPEGCYSLLARDAADQVEAYGGVEGRTVVDVGGGGGYFTAEFRRRGAHAYLFEPDLRELGAKPDGSAVVADGYLLPLADGVADVTFSSNVLEHVADPQTFLSELVRVTRPDGLIYVSFTNWLSPWGGHEWAPWHYLGAERARARYHRRTGKPAKHTLGENLFAVHIGPTLRQVRARDDVTVVSARSRYWPILASAVTRAPGLREFATWNLLLILRRCPP
- a CDS encoding alpha-(1->3)-arabinofuranosyltransferase domain-containing protein, which encodes MTTTVQAPPPAAVRPVSTTSGPPHGPRSRRWLLGFWAVVFVLFLAVHPGRMTFDTKLGVALDPWQFLSDLGQLWHDRGGFGGIQDQYVGYVWPMLPFYGLCKLIHLPVWLAERLWLSIVVSVAFWGALRLAERLRIGNGSSRLLAAVAYALWPVFTIVVGSTSAAALPGALLPWVLLPLTDERYSARVAALRSALVVPFMGGVNAAATLASLLPVGLYLLSRPRGPRQRRLITWWVPGVILATAWWVIPLLMLGVYGENFLPYVETSGTTTATMSATESLRGAGNWVAYLHFGEAWLPAGWTVAASVIVIVCSALAAGLGLAGLARRDMPERRWLVLTVLSVALLTLAGYGGAFGAPFHGVVQDWLNGWLVPFRNIYKFQTGLALALVFGLAHLVGVAAEPRGARPVRGRRYAPLVAAVLILPGLAWPYLNGSILNPGSFQQLPKYWQTTADWLKKYSPDSRALVVPATAHGLYTWGSPIDEPLDVLADSRWAERDYVPFGTPGNRRAMDAVEEALMTGSDVPGLGDYLSRAGVYYVVVRNDLDPDQVGYVPTQTVKRTLEQSGYQRVTGFGPVVTGGRIAHHAPLQVEGLYPRERAVEIYEPASNGATRPGQAGLSAIADTAVVSGGPEALLPLAADPSMRGRPAVLTGDNHPGLGTAAVQVLGDGLRRADTRFGLVNSNTSYTYTPDQRNDSDSAQDAGKKPHQILPTKGIQHQTVAELRGARSVTASSTGNWLFHLPQYDPVNAFDGNPDTAWTEGASGSANGQWLRIRFEGSLDMPKSFKVTPLPQDGMRSAATRVRVETEKGSATSYLEPDGMTQSVKAPVGSTSWMKLTIVGSTAQRAGLTGAGFSEIALPNVQVTRLLKLPTDAAGSDAAAEIVSLHRTTDPTGLAPTGTEAGLHRTFSTSTAGSYEVRASAVAITGDALDKLLYDVSPHQPNRIVATADSTTDLGPGLDARNLTDGNLTTAWIAGDRPTIHLSWPDKKPVSSMVLAAAGGLSTRPTKIEIRSPDGDTVADVDENGWARFDPITTNHLDITVTETAPLTLHNPVAGADLQLPVGLTEVYLPALAEYRTTQAVETQEFSLACGKGPTLAVDGKLYATSAKGTVGDLTERRPIQLTLCQEGSSSPALDLGSGSHRVEAGDAGPLAVTDVTLTRGTVEAVAGAGRSLRIVDWLGDRREVKVGSGAASYLTTYENYNDGWQATLGGRKLTPVRLDGWQQGWRIPAGAGGTVKVSYEPSTTYEAGLIGGGVGVAALAGLVLWRRREANPDAPQPTAPDAGLWLGTVALTLVGVVIAGPFALLVPALALLARKRHALLVPIAFLALAGAGIAAATGAGSPPGAGEGAFGPAAQSLALIGLFAGLVSVQEPGTRPAPRASGPVPVPGSQAPTAPLPRRRRGKNGGAGAAPATGATTVGEAPDGEPGSSEPTGAEPLTPAPGPDRASSPTISARGPGSAPHEAGAGDTRAGEADASEADASEADASEADPPTARIAFRKAGNPADDDTGRGEPR